One region of Thiomonas intermedia genomic DNA includes:
- the corA gene encoding magnesium/cobalt transporter CorA, giving the protein MPPSDTANAENPVRACVAYDRSGRRVGDIALEAISDTLAEADRFLWVGLYEPDAALLAQMQQEFGLHPLAVEDAGKAHQRPKLEAYGESLFVVARTASRSGVHVRFGETHVFMGRNYILTIRHGDSSGYTTVRRNAEQTPALLAQGPGYALYAVLDAIVDGYLPIVEAYRAELEELEGEIFARQWRRGTLKRLYAMQRELTRLRLAVAPLQDVLAQLQRLPGDVMPEAVRPYFRDVNDHASRINDTVGALREMLSAAMNVSVSLVTLEQNEVVKRLAGWAALLAVPTLLTGWFGMNFHHMPELDWRWSYPALIVFTLGLCGGLYYGLKRSRWL; this is encoded by the coding sequence ATGCCACCGTCTGACACTGCCAACGCCGAAAACCCCGTCCGTGCCTGTGTGGCCTATGACCGCAGCGGACGGCGGGTGGGCGATATCGCGCTGGAGGCGATCAGCGATACCCTGGCCGAGGCCGACAGGTTTCTCTGGGTGGGGCTGTACGAACCCGATGCGGCCTTGCTGGCGCAGATGCAGCAGGAGTTCGGCCTGCACCCGCTGGCGGTGGAAGATGCCGGCAAGGCGCACCAGCGCCCCAAGCTGGAGGCCTATGGCGAATCGCTTTTTGTCGTGGCGCGCACAGCCTCGCGCAGCGGCGTGCATGTGCGGTTCGGCGAGACGCATGTCTTCATGGGCCGCAACTACATCCTCACCATCCGGCATGGCGATTCGTCCGGCTATACGACGGTGCGCCGCAATGCCGAGCAGACGCCGGCGCTGCTGGCGCAGGGACCGGGGTATGCGTTGTATGCGGTGCTCGATGCCATCGTCGATGGTTATCTGCCCATCGTCGAGGCTTATCGGGCCGAGTTGGAGGAACTGGAGGGCGAGATCTTCGCGCGCCAATGGCGGCGCGGCACGCTAAAGCGGCTGTACGCGATGCAGCGCGAGCTCACCCGCCTGCGACTGGCGGTGGCGCCCTTGCAAGACGTGCTGGCGCAGCTTCAGCGTCTGCCGGGCGACGTGATGCCCGAGGCCGTGCGGCCTTACTTCCGCGATGTGAACGACCATGCCAGCCGCATCAACGACACGGTGGGCGCACTGCGCGAGATGCTCTCGGCGGCGATGAACGTCTCGGTCTCTCTCGTGACGCTGGAGCAGAACGAAGTGGTCAAGCGTCTGGCCGGCTGGGCCGCGCTGCTGGCCGTGCCCACGCTGCTCACGGGCTGGTTCGGCATGAACTTCCATCACATGCCCGAACTGGATTGGCGATGGTCCTATCCGGCGCTGATCGTGTTCACCCTGGGTTTGTGCGGCGGGCTGTACTACGGGCTCAAGCGGTCGCGCTGGTTGTAG
- a CDS encoding LysE family translocator: MSDIHHFALFLLSGLLLNMTPGADMLFIVSRSAGQGAKAGVMAALGVGAGCLVHVTGAAVGLSALIAASDLAFSVVKWLGAFYLVWLGIGLLRAKTSALGPQGTQAIAAPLSAAPLRAVFWQGVLTNVLNPKIVLFFLAFLPQFVGPSTHGQGWAFLLLGVVFTVNGTLFNLGVAWVAARARHRMGRMQRLALWVRRLTGVVFVGLGLRLALASRV, encoded by the coding sequence ATGTCCGACATCCACCACTTCGCCTTGTTTCTGCTCTCGGGCCTGCTGCTCAATATGACCCCTGGCGCGGATATGTTGTTCATCGTGTCGCGCAGCGCGGGGCAGGGGGCGAAAGCCGGGGTGATGGCGGCGCTTGGCGTGGGGGCGGGCTGTCTGGTTCACGTCACCGGGGCCGCGGTGGGGCTGTCGGCACTGATTGCCGCATCGGATCTGGCGTTCAGTGTGGTGAAGTGGCTGGGTGCGTTCTATCTGGTCTGGCTGGGCATCGGCCTGCTGCGCGCCAAAACGTCGGCGCTGGGGCCGCAGGGGACGCAGGCGATTGCCGCGCCTCTGTCCGCAGCGCCCCTGCGGGCCGTGTTCTGGCAAGGCGTACTGACCAATGTGCTCAACCCGAAGATCGTGTTGTTCTTCCTCGCCTTTCTGCCGCAGTTCGTCGGGCCGTCGACCCACGGGCAGGGCTGGGCATTTCTGTTGCTCGGCGTGGTGTTTACCGTCAACGGCACGCTGTTCAACCTGGGCGTGGCCTGGGTGGCGGCGCGGGCGCGCCATCGCATGGGGCGCATGCAGCGATTGGCGCTCTGGGTGCGGCGGTTGACGGGCGTGGTGTTTGTCGGCCTGGGGCTGCGTCTGGCGCTGGCGTCGCGCGTGTAG
- a CDS encoding DNA ligase, whose amino-acid sequence MRLSSHRFSVPCPGGLRPLLLCGLLLAGLPWAQAGAPSPPPPALLLAETAPSQLDPARYWVSEKLDGVRAFWDGRVLRFRSGNPVPAPAWFTAALPSQPLDGELWIARERFEQVSGIVRSDPPDDRDWKQVRYMVFELPNAPGSFTDRLARMRALVEQAQVPWLRMVPQFRVSNSAELKRHLDTIVNDGGEGLMLHRADAPYRTGRQDVLLKLKPWQDAEATVIGYTRGKGKYEGMIGALNMRMPDGKTFRIGSGLSDALRRNPPPIGTLVTYRYQALTGSGLPRFARYLRVRPPE is encoded by the coding sequence ATGCGCCTTTCATCGCACCGCTTTTCCGTCCCATGCCCAGGCGGGCTGCGGCCGCTGTTGCTGTGCGGTCTGCTGCTGGCTGGGTTGCCCTGGGCGCAGGCCGGAGCGCCCAGCCCGCCACCGCCGGCCCTGTTGCTGGCCGAAACCGCGCCAAGCCAGCTCGATCCGGCCCGCTACTGGGTCAGCGAAAAGCTCGACGGCGTGCGCGCCTTCTGGGACGGCCGGGTGCTGCGCTTTCGCAGCGGCAACCCGGTGCCCGCGCCGGCGTGGTTCACCGCTGCGCTGCCCTCGCAGCCACTGGACGGCGAGCTGTGGATCGCGCGCGAGCGCTTCGAACAGGTTTCAGGCATCGTGCGCAGCGACCCGCCCGACGACCGCGACTGGAAGCAGGTGCGCTACATGGTGTTCGAGCTGCCCAATGCCCCCGGCAGCTTCACCGATCGTCTCGCCCGCATGCGCGCTCTGGTGGAACAGGCACAGGTGCCCTGGCTGCGCATGGTTCCGCAGTTTCGCGTGTCCAACTCTGCCGAGCTGAAACGGCATCTCGACACCATCGTGAACGATGGCGGCGAGGGTCTGATGCTGCACCGTGCCGATGCGCCCTACCGTACAGGCCGTCAGGACGTACTGCTCAAGCTCAAGCCCTGGCAGGACGCCGAAGCCACCGTCATCGGCTACACACGCGGCAAGGGGAAATACGAGGGAATGATCGGGGCGCTCAATATGCGGATGCCCGACGGCAAGACCTTCCGCATCGGCTCCGGCCTGAGCGACGCACTGCGCCGCAACCCGCCGCCCATCGGCACCCTCGTCACCTACCGCTACCAGGCCCTCACGGGCTCGGGCCTTCCGCGTTTCGCGCGCTATCTGCGCGTGCGCCCGCCCGAGTAA
- the ahcY gene encoding adenosylhomocysteinase has product MNAVVDLKNFSDFCIADIGLADWGRREIAIAESEMPALMAIREEYAARQPLRGARITGSLHMTIQTAVLIETLQALGAQVRWASCNIFSTQDHAAAAIAATGTPVFAVKGESLEDYWDYTHRIFDWTDGGYSNMILDDGGDATLLLHLGARAEADAAVLNHPTSEEERVLFAAIKAKLAVDGKWYSTRLAHIKGVTEETTTGVHRLYQMHQRGELKFPAINVNDSVTKSKFDNLYGCRESLVDGIKRATDVMVAGKIAVVAGYGDVGKGSAQALRALSAQVWVTEVDPICALQAAMEGYRVVTMDDACDKADIFVTATGNYHVITHDHMARMKNQAIVCNIGHFDNEIDVAGIEKYQWEEIKPQVDHVIFPDGKRIILLAKGRLVNLGCGTGHPSYVMSSSFANQTLAQIELFAKTGDYPVGVYTLPKHLDEHVARLQLSTLNVQLTTLTDQQAAYINVPKDGPYKSAHYRY; this is encoded by the coding sequence ATGAACGCTGTGGTCGATTTGAAGAATTTTTCCGATTTCTGTATTGCCGACATCGGACTGGCCGACTGGGGCCGCCGCGAGATCGCCATTGCCGAGAGCGAGATGCCCGCGCTCATGGCCATCCGCGAGGAATACGCCGCCCGCCAGCCGTTGCGCGGCGCGCGCATCACCGGCAGTCTGCACATGACCATCCAGACGGCCGTGCTGATCGAGACTTTGCAGGCCCTGGGCGCGCAGGTGCGCTGGGCCTCGTGCAATATTTTTTCCACGCAAGACCATGCGGCCGCCGCCATTGCCGCCACCGGCACGCCGGTGTTCGCGGTCAAGGGCGAGTCGCTCGAAGATTACTGGGACTACACCCACCGCATCTTCGACTGGACGGATGGCGGCTACTCCAACATGATTCTCGACGACGGCGGCGATGCCACCTTGCTGCTGCATCTGGGCGCGCGCGCCGAAGCCGATGCCGCCGTGCTCAACCACCCGACCAGTGAAGAGGAGCGGGTGCTGTTTGCCGCCATCAAGGCCAAATTGGCGGTCGATGGCAAGTGGTATTCCACCCGCCTGGCGCATATCAAGGGTGTGACCGAGGAAACCACCACCGGCGTGCATCGCCTCTACCAGATGCACCAGCGCGGCGAGCTGAAGTTTCCCGCGATCAACGTCAACGACAGCGTGACCAAGAGCAAGTTCGACAACCTCTATGGCTGCCGTGAAAGCCTGGTGGACGGCATCAAGCGCGCCACCGATGTGATGGTGGCGGGCAAGATCGCCGTGGTCGCCGGTTATGGCGACGTGGGCAAGGGCTCGGCACAGGCGCTGCGCGCGCTCAGCGCCCAGGTGTGGGTGACCGAGGTCGACCCGATCTGCGCCCTGCAGGCCGCGATGGAAGGCTATCGCGTGGTCACCATGGACGATGCCTGCGACAAGGCCGACATCTTCGTCACCGCCACCGGCAACTACCACGTCATCACCCACGATCACATGGCCCGCATGAAGAACCAGGCCATCGTCTGCAATATCGGCCACTTCGACAACGAGATCGACGTCGCGGGCATCGAGAAATACCAGTGGGAAGAGATCAAGCCGCAGGTCGATCACGTCATCTTTCCCGATGGCAAACGCATCATCCTGCTGGCCAAGGGCCGCCTGGTGAACCTGGGCTGCGGCACCGGCCACCCCAGCTATGTGATGAGCTCCAGCTTCGCCAACCAGACCCTGGCGCAGATCGAGCTGTTTGCCAAGACCGGCGACTACCCCGTGGGCGTCTACACCCTGCCCAAGCACCTCGACGAGCATGTCGCGCGGCTGCAGCTCAGCACCCTCAATGTGCAGCTCACCACGCTGACCGACCAGCAGGCGGCCTACATCAATGTGCCCAAGGACGGCCCGTACAAGTCGGCCCATTACCGGTACTGA